In Cupriavidus basilensis, one genomic interval encodes:
- a CDS encoding sulfurtransferase has translation MFTTLISSQDLRALREDGSRHSVVIDCSFDLANPAAGREAYHVGHLPGAFYLHLDNELSGEKTGTNGRHPLPDPNTLSARLRVLGVNDDTQVIAYDAQGGMYAARAWWLLRWLGHGAVAVLDGGKNAWVAAGLPLEAGNTPEPENPGNLTRKAALVATVDADAVLANLANPTRLVVDARAADRFRGENETLDPVGGHIPGAANRFFKDNLEGNGSFKPASALRQEFGQVLGSKPASEAIMQCGSGVTACHNLLALEVAGMPGAALYPGSWSEWCADPARPVASGS, from the coding sequence ATGTTCACCACCCTGATCTCCAGCCAGGACCTGCGCGCGCTGCGCGAAGACGGCAGCCGCCACAGCGTCGTGATCGACTGCAGTTTCGACCTGGCCAACCCGGCCGCCGGACGCGAGGCCTATCACGTGGGCCACCTGCCCGGCGCCTTCTACCTGCACCTGGACAACGAACTGTCCGGCGAGAAAACCGGCACCAACGGCCGGCACCCGTTGCCGGACCCGAACACGCTGAGCGCGCGCCTGCGTGTGCTGGGCGTAAACGATGACACCCAGGTCATTGCCTACGACGCGCAGGGCGGCATGTACGCGGCGCGCGCCTGGTGGCTGCTGCGCTGGCTGGGCCACGGCGCGGTGGCCGTGCTGGATGGCGGCAAGAATGCGTGGGTGGCGGCGGGCCTGCCGCTCGAGGCGGGCAATACGCCGGAGCCGGAAAACCCGGGCAACCTGACGCGCAAGGCGGCGCTGGTAGCTACGGTGGACGCCGACGCCGTGCTGGCGAACCTGGCAAACCCGACCCGGCTGGTGGTGGACGCCCGCGCGGCAGACCGCTTCCGTGGCGAGAACGAAACGCTGGACCCCGTGGGTGGGCATATCCCCGGCGCGGCCAACCGCTTCTTCAAGGACAACCTGGAAGGGAACGGCAGTTTCAAGCCGGCTAGCGCGTTGCGCCAGGAGTTCGGGCAAGTGCTAGGCAGCAAGCCGGCCAGCGAGGCGATCATGCAGTGCGGCTCGGGCGTGACCGCCTGCCACAACCTGCTGGCACTGGAAGTGGCCGGCATGCCGGGCGCCGCGCTCTATCCGGGCTCGTGGAGCGAGTGGTGCGCCGACCCGGCGCGGCCAGTGGCAAGCGGGTCCTGA
- a CDS encoding ZIP family metal transporter gives MIDSTLVYILLAATISGVGSIFGAALLSLTVASRVVERMVSFSVGVLLATALLHSLPEAFESGADPRALFGTLLAGLLGFFLLEKVALLRHSHHHEGDGHHHHHGHDREEAGRSGMTILVGDTFHNFADGIVIAAAFLADPHIGLVTALAIAAHEIPQEVGDFIVLLNAGFSKARAFAFNLLSSLAAIAGGVVGYYLLDQMSGWIPYVLVIASSSFVYIAVSDLMPQMQRKPRWRESIIQVVLVATGICAIFFITNGVHEAHGHGHPHGVAAAAR, from the coding sequence ATCATCGATTCCACGCTTGTCTACATCCTGCTTGCCGCCACCATCTCGGGGGTGGGCAGTATCTTTGGCGCGGCGCTGTTGTCGCTGACCGTGGCTTCGCGCGTGGTCGAGCGCATGGTGAGTTTCTCGGTGGGGGTGCTGCTGGCCACGGCGCTGCTGCATTCCCTGCCCGAGGCGTTCGAGTCCGGCGCCGATCCGCGTGCCTTGTTCGGTACCTTGCTGGCCGGCCTGCTTGGCTTCTTCCTGCTGGAAAAAGTCGCGCTGCTGCGCCACTCGCATCATCACGAGGGCGACGGGCACCACCATCACCACGGCCATGACCGGGAGGAAGCTGGCCGTAGCGGCATGACCATCCTGGTGGGCGACACCTTCCACAATTTCGCGGACGGCATCGTGATCGCCGCGGCCTTCCTGGCGGATCCGCATATTGGCCTGGTCACCGCGCTGGCCATTGCCGCGCACGAGATCCCGCAGGAGGTGGGCGATTTCATCGTGCTGCTCAACGCCGGGTTCTCGAAGGCGCGCGCCTTTGCCTTTAACCTGCTGTCCAGCCTGGCGGCCATCGCCGGCGGCGTGGTGGGGTACTACCTGCTCGACCAGATGAGCGGCTGGATTCCCTACGTGCTGGTGATTGCTTCAAGCAGCTTCGTCTATATCGCCGTAAGCGACCTGATGCCGCAGATGCAGCGCAAGCCGCGCTGGCGCGAATCGATCATCCAGGTCGTGCTGGTCGCCACCGGGATCTGCGCCATCTTCTTCATCACCAATGGCGTGCACGAGGCGCATGGCCATGGCCATCCACATGGCGTGGCCGCAGCCGCAAGATAA
- a CDS encoding dienelactone hydrolase family protein has protein sequence MLKPEVESLVPSQSFDRRAFVKTALGSAFAAAALPVMAQAIKTDFAGLAAGEVTIPSGGFNMPAYRAQPEGKTNLPVVLVVSEIFGVHEHIADICRRFAKLGYLAIAPELFARQGDPSSFGTIQELQAKLISKVPDEQVMGDLDAAVAWAKDNGGNTSRLAITGFCWGGRITWLYAAHSQQIKAGVAWYGQLVGEPTPIKPRNPIDLVGQLKVPVLGLYGGKDTGITQEQVEKMKAALAASNDPSAKASTFVVYPESGHAFNADYRPSYREADAKDGWQRCLAWFKQHGV, from the coding sequence ATGCTGAAGCCAGAAGTGGAAAGCCTCGTACCCAGCCAGTCCTTTGACCGCCGCGCCTTCGTCAAGACGGCGCTAGGTTCGGCTTTTGCCGCAGCCGCCTTGCCCGTGATGGCACAGGCCATCAAGACCGATTTCGCAGGCCTTGCCGCCGGCGAGGTGACGATTCCCTCGGGCGGCTTCAACATGCCCGCGTACCGCGCCCAGCCGGAAGGCAAGACCAACCTGCCGGTGGTGCTGGTGGTGAGCGAGATCTTCGGCGTGCATGAGCACATCGCCGACATCTGCCGGCGCTTTGCCAAGCTGGGCTACCTCGCCATCGCGCCGGAGCTGTTCGCGCGCCAGGGCGACCCGAGCAGCTTCGGCACCATCCAGGAATTGCAGGCGAAGCTCATTTCCAAGGTGCCCGACGAGCAGGTGATGGGCGATCTCGATGCTGCCGTGGCTTGGGCCAAGGACAACGGCGGCAATACCAGCCGCCTCGCCATCACCGGATTTTGCTGGGGCGGGCGCATTACCTGGCTGTACGCCGCGCATAGCCAGCAGATCAAGGCCGGCGTGGCCTGGTATGGCCAGCTGGTAGGCGAGCCAACCCCGATCAAGCCGCGCAACCCGATCGACCTGGTCGGCCAGCTCAAGGTGCCGGTGCTGGGCCTCTATGGCGGTAAGGACACCGGCATCACGCAGGAACAGGTCGAGAAGATGAAGGCGGCGCTGGCTGCATCGAACGACCCCTCTGCCAAGGCTTCCACCTTCGTGGTCTACCCGGAATCCGGCCATGCCTTCAACGCGGACTACCGCCCGAGTTACCGCGAAGCCGATGCCAAGGACGGCTGGCAGCGCTGCCTGGCCTGGTTCAAGCAGCACGGGGTTTGA